The DNA window tgttgaggaagaaggatagcgcccgggagtgggcatcatcgtcggaatcgacgacgtgttgacaggtccagtggtcgccatggttgaaggaatggcggcggtggtggcggcagcggtggtgttggattccgtcgacatctccagcaaaggttttaattgtttcgaaagttttagttcagtttaggaggtccaaatcccttcaaaggcaagttatctcgtcttgcgattgttggtttaatgaaacaaataaaccgtgaatgtttagccgagtcgaggaggcctcttcccgcaagacgagatacgccccggtagtgctctttggtttggcgtttcgtccccaaaggtaaaacgactacgtctcttttgatgcagcaccgcaatcagtagagctccggcgaactggatggaggagagagcagagcttcgacagaaagacaatgcagagagggagagagcttatgatgcagagaatgcttggaattgtgtgtcataatgcagtggtatggctagcctatttataggccaagccaccatgcagggtcaaccgagccatgaaggctcatcatggcagattcgtaaccgacgtcggttacgagcgtgtggcaggcgtgtgcctttcgcatgtggagcgtgtggatttctcacgtggcagccgtgactgtgcctcgcttgacgacgtgtcaagccacttggattgctgactcggcggtggtccaaaaagaatagtttgggccaagccccaagcccaaagaccacccaaagaccaattgccaagatccaagtccaagtccaagcccaagatcgagatcgggatcgggatcgggtcCGGGCCTGGGCACGAGGCCCGCGGCCTGCggccgcgagcgcgagcacgagcacgagcacgggctcaggcgggcgggcgggcggcggcggcggcgcgcgcgtgtgcgcgcgtgtgggctctttcacccatcttggtccactataattattaagtaacataaagtcacttaatttatacacattaaaagatgtgttaatcctccaatgtgggataattaacactagttaattattccataagctccaactccaagctttaattaaaagctaattatgcccaactttaatccactatttctcactcaccggaaatcggatttgagaaagtgaatatactacatttatctacgtaaaatgtagatcgacgctatgtcatttaatttcacaaaattaaatgtctcgtcacatttattatttggtcaaaatccattgaccgggcatatttaataccatgatttctacaactTATATTTCACTGCTTAGGTGATATCAAACCATATAAACCTTTTTAAGCAAACACACATGGCTAGAAAACTTCGGATTCACAAAACCTTCGGACGTCTCATGCAGATAGATTATCTATATCACCCTGTAAGAAAGCAATTTTAACCTTCATTTGCTTTATTTCTTAATTAAAGTGAGTATATAAAACAAGTATAAATTTCACAATATAACTATACAACATGagcaaatatttttaatataatctACCCCTTTTGCTGAGTAAATTATTTGGCTACAATTCTAGCCTTATACCTAAACCCATTaatatcaattttcattttattaagcCATCTGCAATCAACAACAGAAGCATCAACAGACAAAGGTATAAGAGGCTAAGAGCATTCGCATCGTTGTCTCGATCCGGGCTCAGTCTCATCTCGGCGAGACGAGACAACATCGAGACGGCGATGCAGAGTACCCGTCTCGTCCCACGTCCCTCGGTCGAGAGGGAGCTGGCAAGCTCCCGTTCGTtcgtgacgcccactcaccggCCTGCAAGTGGGCGTCGTTTAAATCCGTTGAAAAATGtcttttttttagtattttttaaattcgaaaaaaaaacaaaaattaaaaataaataaataaataaatttccccaaaaatactagccgttttttcaaatttttaatttttttctatttttttaagcccacaatcacttctataaatatcaaatcattcccacaaattatccaccataaaaaaactctatattttcactcaaacactctacattcttcatctcaaaacattattcttctccaaaatttaatccattcatggatccatttgagcaaatgcgttaaatgatggaagaatcgctagaagcaGATCGACttagggaggaggaggaagccgcggcGCGTAAAAAGCGACCCCGGAAATACACCCATCGCGACCGGGAGGAAGTcgccgcaaggttggtacgAGATTACTTTTGTGAGAACCCGGTATGGGAAGATACCTACTTTcgtcgccgttttcgcatgcggCGGGAGCTATTTctgcatatcgcaaatacattggcggctCGGGAAGAatacttccaagaagggtttGACGCTATTGGCCGTCCCAGTCTCACGACGCTCCAGAAATGTAccgcagcaatccgtcagcttgctactggacaaacgccGGATTTGTTCGACAAGTACCTGCACATTGGGGACAGCACTGGGAGActgtgtttgatgaacttctgcaaaggcgtccgggcagccttcaccaaCGAATTTCTCAAGAAGCCAAGCACTGCAGATTGTTagtttctgctccgacttctcgaaacagtgcacggattccccgggatgctcggcaacgtcgattgcatgcattggcaatggaagaattgccctgtggtgTGGAGGggatcatacacgagcggccacaaaggcacccatcccactgttatactcgaggccgttgccgactaccagctatggatttggcatgcgtatttcgggaTCCCcagatcgaacaacgacgtaacgtgctcaaccaatccgacctcttcagtgaagttttgaatggtaaagcgccgaccatctacttcaccgctaacaaccgccAGTATAAAATGgatactatcttgccgacggcatctatctgaagtggccaaccttcgtgaagacgttcaacatgCCGATAAATGAAAAACatactctttttgcgcagaagcaagaggctgctcgcaaggatgtggagagagcgtttGGGATTCtacaagctcgattcaacattatcaaatccCCGGCTtgttgatgcactttttattagcactataaatatctgcaagtatacagagtaggaattgttagctaaaggttagtaccggatatcgatcacggggaaagcAAACActaattactatttggaaaaccgaaagttttgagggcttttgaaaacaaagaacaataTAAAGCAAAGAAataactaattgcaaataaatcacagagataaaagtatagagataagggaaattccagggatgtgctttcacaattatggttatacaaattccaactacaacaccctagcacaattcttactttgatagaatgAGTCACCTAGCTTATGATCATGCGATGAAACATTGATTAcgaacattagggttgtcaatcctaaatatgtaactcctaaaagctccgaagacccttataaagtcctcactctcacttaacagtgtcgttttaaaggtagctaattgtagtgtctattaagtggatctaactcgccaacctcctctcacgattatgcaacaagttatattaaatcatcaccgaatgtgtcactaaaacgtgaagtattacagaataacttaaggaagaaacaaagtaagaaaaaacggatattaaatagaaaacagaATTATATAAACctataaaagttactaacacatccctagaatcctatgagtttagttacacatgattgaataagctaaaaacatagattgaagggaagacaatgaaaacataagtactaaagcaataaaacccaaaggttgaatccttgtagcattgatgatcttgaattcttcttcaactccttgcacaatgaaatACTCTAACTTATAAACTCTGGAAGTATTTTTGCAAAAAGAGGAACTCTctttgatgaagctttgggggctatttataggggagaaattgccccttctcaaataaggaaaaggaTTGCAAAGTATGGTacatcttggagagaaagtag is part of the Salvia splendens isolate huo1 chromosome 22, SspV2, whole genome shotgun sequence genome and encodes:
- the LOC121786651 gene encoding uncharacterized protein LOC121786651; protein product: MEESLEADRLREEEEAAARKKRPRKYTHRDREEVAARLVRDYFCENPVWEDTYFRRRFRMRRELFLHIANTLAAREEYFQEGFDAIGRPSLTTLQKCTAAIRQLATGQTPDLFDKYLHIGDSTGRLCLMNFCKGVRAAFTNEFLKKPSTADC